The window AGGTGCTACAACTAAATATTAGTTTAGCAgtatgcacacttatgcaaccaggttactgtacatttttaatttttcattgtttcccATAAAATCAATCATTCTTATAAATTAAAGTGGAAAACTATaagttgcaatttcacaatgaGGTTCTGCCATAATTTATCTTggctttattacttttttttaaatcgcaaaaacctgcaattttaacaggggtgtgtatactttATATATCCACATTACAAtctcactatccagtgtcacccagaagtggatgggttcccttttgaatctggtttCTTTCAAGGATTTTATATTTAAGATCTTTTGCCAGAATATTTGTTTAGAGAAGTGCACTATTGCTTGAGTAAGGACTCAAGGATATGTGTACTACTGCCACCTCTGACTAAAGGAACTGGGGAACTGTTCCCTCACCTCGGGGCTTTTCTCCAGCTGCCTTCGTCTCAGTGACATACTTTAGAGAAATCACAAGTTCTCCTTTGTACTGGGAAAAAGCTGACAGTGTCAAAGAGTTGCCCACCTGCATACAGAAAGAACTACCATTTAAAACAGTTAAATCATACAATACTTGTATAATATACATGAGTGAACTGCACTGGATTAGACATTGCACATTTGTTCCACTACCTTTCCTCGGAGTGTCACACACTCCTCTTGGCCTGAGTCAATGTCATGGCAGTCCATTGGTATCTCCACCTCCCCAAGGAAAGCATTGCGCCCAAAACGGTCATGATGCCACACTGAGAGCTGGAGAGTACGAGACATCAGCTGGGAGCGACTGATTGAGTACTAGAAAAAAAGGACAAGAAAGAGAGGTAAATAATCCACATTAATGCAGAGCGTataggataaagcagttactgaagatgaatgaatgaataaatggtgAGGTCCTGCATTCACAGTGGCTGGTGTACACTTTGTAGGCTCATGAAAATGACATTTCAGCATAAATGGTGTACTCATGTagattaaaaacaaagcaatCATAAGAATCAGTATTTGTGTTTGAGTCTACATTGAGATTGGAGTGAATATATGCATTAATAGGAAGTCAGACTggacaaaaaatataaatgtttctgtattgtAAAGATAAGTCATggaatatattttcttaaaaagtACCAATATACTGCAACATATGGGTTAAGCAGTACCTTTAATCTCTCATTGTAGCTGGGGTTGATTGTGTTACGTTTGATAGCCGTTTTCTTCTTGCTCTGACGAGATTTGTCTGGGAGGAGGTAACTTTTGACATAGCTACAGTGGGTGACACAAAACAGCTGGGAAGCATCAGTGTGTGGATAAAAGTACAGAATTTCACTACATGCACAACTATTCTTTTCCTCAATCAATCTGCACCGTGGTTCACATTTGCACTTGGACTACTATAATGGTGTCTTTATGTGAATAGCTAAAATATAAAAGACAGACTACAGCTTTTGAAAAATTCTTAAGAATTATATAGTTCACTTAAAAGAGTAATATCACTGCAccgtatcatagctgaccctgtgctctcaCCCAAACTTCCTAGACACCAGCATATGTGAAGAGAGGGATTttgctgtgctgtaatgtatatgtgacacaAATAGAGtctttcattcttcttcttcttcatctcctcTTTCGGCATTACTATACTGGCTTGGAACTGACCTCGAAACctttagtacttttttttttttgtaaattactATAACAATATTGTAATAACATCTATACAGTTATATagactcaccatccactttaacaggaacacctgtacacctgctcatttatgccattattcaatcatgtggcagcaggtcaagagcttcagttaatcttcacatcaacatcagaatggggaaaaaaatgtcatctctgtgattttaactgtggcatggctgTTTGTGCCGGATAtggtggtttgagtatttctgatACTGCTGAACTgcgatacatacacacagacacacacctcttgttgattagagaggtcgaaggaaaatggccagattggtttgagctgcctgGAAGtttatagtaactcatatagtaactctttacaattgtggtgagcagaaaatcatttcagaaggagtggaacctgatgtggtcttctgctgttgcatAAAGCTTTGCATAGCATGTAGTTAACTGTCCTGCTGTACAAAGTACCTGACCTTTAGTGTTGGCATGTAAGTTTTAAAATCCTGTCCAATTAATTCTCTCATCCAATTCTGTCTGTACATATGAGTCCAGTCCATTTAGAAAATCCGTCCAACCTGGCAACAATGCCACCCCCTACCACATTTATTCACCCCCCCCAATCTCCTCTACCCATTTCCCCCACCAAATTATAGTTGGCTTGTGATGATACTGGTTTGTACTTCTACTTTAACATAATTTTGTGCATCATAGTAAACATAAATTGCTCACATTATACCCATTTATTTGATTAACAGCATAAAATGCATATTAACTTGCTACAAAAAACTTCTATGTTAAAATCAACAGCGCTATCAGTAGAGAACACTTACGGGTTGCACTTCTTTTTGGCAACATAAGCTAGACCTCTGCACTCTTTGACCAGAACTGAGAGACTTTGCATTCTCTCATCATAGTGGAGGGAGAAGACAATGTCCCCACTGACATCCACAATGTCGTAATCCCCTGCCTCACTGTATACACTCATCATGCTGCCCAGCGTGCCCTGcaaaaattaaaacacattCATGCAGGAGCTGGCGTTTATATAAAAGAACTTGTTCAATTAATAAACAACATGGTATTTTACACTGGAGCCACGCAGATTGGTGGTGCCTTCACCCACAGTCCTTCTGTGAATGCTGACCAAGTTATCAatatcctcttcctcctcctcttcatcctgcAGAAATATGCCATCTGAAATACTGCATGTACGGCAAAGCAATAATTTTAAGGCATCCCATGAGAAAGACTGCCATGTAGGTCAGTCAGAAAGGAAAACTCACTATGTTTAGACCTGGAACTGACTTGCTTCTGTCTCCCATAGAGGCTGCGGTGTTCTCAGTCGTATCATAGCGTACGTCCACTACAGAGACTGGCTTAAAATCTAAGCAAACAGAACAGTAGTTACAGCCCTTTACTCTACAAATCCAGAGAACAGATCATCTTAAATTCACCGTGAATTCAAGTTTATAATCACAGGTCTATTGGAGCTGTACGTCATTTACCCAAGGAAAGTTGTTTAAGATTTGATCTCCAATTTATatccttttatttatatgtgtaattatgtaattaaCATGTCAGAATGATTTATGTTTATGATTAATACAGAATCTTTATTTTTAGAGAAAGTATGTATTTTGGTCTGAAAGAGGTTCTGCAAGGCATATTTAATCTGGAGCGTGTCCATCACCAACAAGACATGCATTAACATCATGAGTTTTTTACCAAAGGGTTGGGTTATTCTGTCAAACAAATGACTTGAAATAAGAATGAACTGAGCCCAAGGTCTATCACAATATTTGTTTGGGTTTACttagaaaatctttttttgagccaaagggagagaggaagaaggggACTAGCAATGCATTCACAAGCTATTAAAAGTCATGAGAGAAGACATGTTTGTATCAcctaagctgacaggaaggagtgaaagtgggggggaaaaaaaagagacctgattttttttttttttgagtgtgttttgtttaagtGTTGTGCTCTGTgtaaaatttatttcttttatttaaatttcccctttttcagtcattttgcCTTTTTCTACTATGCATCATAGAGTTTGTTGGAGAAGTTCTTTGAATAAATTTGATATGAGAATTTAGTACATTTAGACTTATGTTTAATAGTCCAAGGATACTTGTAGTTGAAGCCACCAGGTACCGTCTGTGAAACTAAGCAACCAAGTGTCCAGTAATGAAAACTATGAGTTAAAATCAGGTCAGTTCAAGAAAATATCTTTAATTATGGTTATTACTAAAGCTACAGTACTTTTAAAATAGTAGAGAATTTGTAAGTGATAAAAAAAGTAACTGATAAGATTTGTTTTAATGGTCTGAAATTAGGCAGCCCCTATTGAATGTGTCTTTAatctgtgtgtgaatgacatACATTACCCGATATTTTGTGCACTCTTCTAACACTTTTCTTGAAAaggccatcatcatcattcaagGACTCCGGGCATGTATTAATTTGATGAACTAAAGATGacttaaaaagtaaaaagagtGATTAAGACAGATTAAGTCATAAGCAGTTATACAGGTAAAGAGGTAAGATGGAAGCCAATACAGTGCAGTGATATCAGGTTTCAGAAGGCCACAGTAATGTCCCCTTCAGTGTTTATCCCTTTCTAACCCCACCACCTCACTACACTTTGTAATAAGCTAAGATGTGGGGACAGGAGTGTTAGCttacaaaaaaacactaaagtgCAGTGCTGTGGCCATCTAGGAGCTCTAACTTGAATGGATGGAACAAGTGAGGCATGTTTGTCCACTCACAGTCTCGGTGCTTGCAGAGGATCCAGAAGGACTGTGGGTTTTAACGGGAGAGGACACACTTAACACAGTGGAATCTGTTCCACTCAACCTGTTCACTCCCTCGTTCctaaattcaaaataatttctGTTTAACGTTCTCATAAATAACACACAGTATTTTCTTGTCCAGTAGTTAAGTAAACCTGCACCTCTGTGTCGACGGAGTGCTGGACAATGAGTCGCTGTCAGCACGGCTACTGCAGAGGCTGGCATTCTCTGCCAAGTCTGTGTTGCTTTGCTGCAGATGCTTACTGGATGGGCTGAGTGCAGATACAACACTGGTGAAATTTATCCTTGACTTCACACAGTTGAAATTATCCACtcgagtatttatttatttatttatttttgcactgaagacatttgggtttgagataaaaagatATGACACGATACATCAGAATGTCATTGTTcatgtcctgatatttacatatacatgtgTTAAACACCTAGAACATGGcagcttttgtttgaacccacacatttttcaagtgatatATCatcaaaatattggaacatgtgactgaccgATGTTCTTGCTGcacaggtgtgccctgttagactgattgtttaaacaattaatagctctgaatatctactcttggtttgaagGCTGGAcatcacctgtgaagactgcatttgttgttaaaaaggataaaacaacttgatcagagagctgtctatgggagaaaagcaagccattatGAAGCTGAGAAAGTAGTGAAAAGCTGAGCCATTGCATGAGCATTAGGCATAGCCAATAAAACAacctggaatgtcctgaaagaaagaaagcactggtgtactaacaaccagatatGGAGCAGGTCAGCAGTTGttgacaaaaacattgtgagCTATGaaggaaaaaccccaaaacaacagtcaatgacatcacaaacaacctccacaaggcaggggtgaaggtatcatgattcactgttcaaagaagacttcaagagctgaaatatagaggccataccacaagatgcaaaccattcaTCAGCGGTAAGAATCGGAAAGTCAGATTGGAATTCTCAAAGAAATTCAGAGATGAGCCACACAAATTCTGGAAGCAAGATGatcctctaccaaagtgatgacCCATGAGCCAAAACaagcttgggcttgcatggctgcttctggaatgggctcactaatatttattgatgaggtaactcatgatggtagcataatgaattcagaactttacagaaacattctgtctgccagttTATAGAGAAATGCCTCctatctaattgggaggaactttccAAGACACACTGCCAatacaacaaaggacttcatcaggtgaAAAAAGTGGAATGTTTTAGACTGCTCAAATCAATCaacagaccttaacccaattgaacatgtatttcacctcctgaagaggagactgaggggagaaacccccccaaaaacaaaaaacaacaactgaacaaAGCTCCAGCACAAGCCTGAAAAAGCATcccaaaagaagaatgcaacagtttgatgTCAGCAGGTtaccagcttgatgcagttatttcaAGCAAGGGTTATGTAACCATATGTTAcatgttatttaatttaagagTATTTGTTCCAATACTAGCAATATTTGCTCATCTAAAAATTGGGTTGTCTGCCATGCTACAAGTTGTTCagcacatctagatgtaaacaggaaataaaagctaaaattcCGATCTATccttcatattcatcttttgaaacCAAATGTCTTTTGTGTGTAGCAAAAACTAAAAATTGGTTtgtcattccaatactttcagaggggtgtatgtactgtatgtatgcatcTATCTCTGAACATTATATCTATTTGTGGGCCTTTCACAAATTCTTGCCAGAAAGTTGACAGCACACTGTAACATTAATATTTCCCTTTATTGAAACTAAGGGGCtctgacaatgcccctgtgtacaaaTCAAGGCCCATAAAAACACAGTTTGCCatggttggtgtggaagaattCTTCACAAATCCTCACATAGTACATGGCATACCAGAACCTAGTGTACCAAAAGCCTTCACAAAAGAGTGTCTGTGACAGTAGCAAAGGGGCGACCAACTCCACATTAATTCCCatagttttggaatgggatCTTCACTGTTTGACAGtgatttttgcacattttttccAGAAAGATTGGCTCTAGGTTCTTCAGGTTGGTTGGATGTTGTTTGTTGACAGCAATTTTCAAACAGTGCAACAGATTCTAGGTGGGATACAGATCTGGGCTATAATTGTGAAACattcacttttttgtttttatctacaCCTGCACTGCTTTGGTCTTGTATGTGGGACCACTGTCCTGCTGAAACATGATATTTCTCCCAagcttgctttatttatttatttaatctacccatctacctacctatttatttatttattagcagaCTTGTTCTCTTGTAATATCTCCCTGTATTTTGCTCCATTCATTCTCCCTTCAACTCAGACAAGAAGTTCTGAGGATGCAAAGTGTCCCCTGAGGACAATACTGCAACCACCATATTTTACTGCAGGTCTGGTGATAATTGAGCTATGCCATGCGTTAGGTTTGCACCACAGACCGCACTTGACCTTGGTatcatgacaaaaacaaaacaccaacacATTTTCACTGAGTCAACCTTGTGCTTTCTTATGGTTCTCCTTGAGCAATAGTTTTGTTCTACCAACCTTTCCATACAGTCCTCAATTATGCAGAGCTCTTGAAATGGTTGTCTTGTGCACCTTCACTCCACTCTCAGACATTGTACTCTGTAACTCCTTTAGAGGGACTGTTGGCCTCACTGTGGCTTCCCTCATCACTCTCTGTCTTGCTTATGAGGGACAGCCTTGTCTAGGCAGTGTTtgagtggtgtgatgcagctccTACTTCCTCACTTTTGATTCAACAGTGCTTACTGGGATGTCTACTGTCTTAGATATAATTTTACACCCTATTACAGAGTCAAAAAATTCTATTTCCAGATCTTTAACTTCCTTAGAATGTTCCTTAATCTTCATTTTCAATCCTTTCGGACTGACGATCTATTTAATGACGGTTCAACTGAGATGGTTTTTGTTCAGAAAACAGGggttgttttaatatttcattgtCAAAGGCAAATTTTGTCCTTGTAAAGACAACACCTTTCATCTGGTCCTTCTGGAATTGTCTCAGAGACTAGGAACTGTGGTTACCTTCTCCTGCGGTAAAATCAGTTTGCCATCCATCACCATGGGGAAAACCAAAATGTTTTCAACATAGAACAGACAGATGGTTGTTACTCTGGAAATTAGATAATGGATATGAAAGGAACCAAAATTGCACAGTTTAATTGATTCTTGATGTTGATAAAGTTTCAAAATCGACTATTATGCACCACTTCAATAACAAGTTGTTAGACGGACAGCAAAAAAAGTACTCCCTGGGATCAACTAAGTGGAAAAATAGCAGGTCTCAACTTTGCTAAGCTTTATTGGAACTACAACTGGAATCACATGTTGTAGTCAGATGAAACATTTTTTGGACATGCACGCCACCAGCATGTTTGCAGAAAAAACTGAACTTCATATAAGGAAAAGCATTAATATCCACTGTAATATCTGTATATTCATTGATCCAGGGTCcttgtgaaaaagaaaatcatgagTTCTGCCAAGCACAAGCCTGGAAGGAACAAGATAATGATCTCAAATATACATCCAAATTAGCACAGGAATCACTGCAGGAACCAAATCAGTGCTTTGCAAAGGCCATTTTAGAGTTTGGATTTGGCCCCTTGAATGTAAATTGCAAAGGACAGTCCACATGCACAAACCTATACAGGCACTTGAAATTCTGCATGGAGCAGTGGTCCAAGTTTCTTCAGTAAATATCCTTTAACTTTCTTAGATGTCACAGTATGAGGGTCAGAGTTGTTATTCTCTAGAGATCTCATCGGTAATCCCTGCATTGGAAGACAAGGCATAGGAACATCCCACTTCTAACAGTGGTTGAAGTCCACTTCTAGTGAAAAGAGAACTTGGATCCAGGATGAAGTTTGAAACCAGGAGGAGAAATAACGAAGAGCCAAGTCCATCGAGTTTTGTACCCAAGGTGAGTGGACAAGGTGGGACCTCACTAAGAGAACCATCACATGGACTGAACTGTGGCGATTAGAGCCTTTTCAAATTTCATTTTTGATTAGAGCAGTGTATGACACACTCCCCACCCCAGTCAACTTGCACAGGTGGGGGAAGAGTGAGGATCCCCTCTGCAAGTTATGTGGAGTTAAAGGGACCGTGGCACATATTTTATCAGGGtgcaaaacagctctgacccaggGAAGGTATCGGTGGCACCATGACAAGGTGTTGACAACACCTGCAGACATCTTCGAGTAGGAAAGGTGGAAATAACACCCAGCCAAAACAAAATCACTGAACACCATCACCTTTGTAAAAGAGGGTCAGAGGCCAGCTATTCAGGACAAAGCCAACCAAAACCTGCTACAGTCAACCCAGGGATGGGAGATGAAGATCGACCTTGGGAGGAATCTCTTGTTCCCAGAGGTGGTACTTTCCACAACTCTGAGACCAGACATTGTCATGTGGTCTCTACAGGGGAAGAAAGTTATCCTGGTGGAACTAACAGTCCCATTGGAGGAGAACTGTGAGGAAGCAGCAGAAAGGAAGAAAACTAAGTACCAACAACTTGTCCAGGAGTATCAGAATAGAGAGAGGGTGGACAACATGGCTGTTTACAGTGGAGGTAGGGTGTCGAGGATTCCCCACCCAATCAGTGTGGAATTTAATGGAGTCAGAGGCCACAAGAGGAAAACAGCAGTTCGCAGGCTGGGAGAAGCAGCAGCCTCCTGTTTGCTTTGGCATAAGAGGGAGGAAACTAGCTGGAAGCTGGGAGGAGGGGGCAGTGAGTTGGCCGCCACTGCTGACTGGAGTGTGTTGTGGTTAACGGTCGAAACACTCTGAGAAGTTTGGGCACCACCTGAAGACCTCTCCTCCTGCCCAAAGCTACATCCAGAATAATGGATGTATAAAGGCATCTCTGATGCAATACAAATATCTCCCATAGTATTAATGATGTGCTGACAAGTGTTTTTCAGGACAAACGCACTAATTTGAGAACAACTGTTTAAAATGTGTAGAATCCACATTTATGTCCTAAATTTCCATTTGTTGAATGTTATTCATGAAAGGTGgcaataatttattatatatatatatatatatatatatatatatatatatatatatatatatatatatatatatatatatatatatatatgcgcagtACAGTATTATGTAAATGCTAAACTAATTTATTTACTCACaattacatttctttctttctttttttttttttttaaaagagtatGGTTGGGTCTTGTGAATTTTAGGTAATATTAGGTCTGAACGTACTACAGAAGTAGTGCCAAATCCTACCTGCACTGAGCCAGTGTGGCTCAGTGCAGGATAGGGGATAGGACTGAACATCCCTATACTAAAGGGTAAAAATTAAGGTATTTAAAGAAAGAGATCCAAatagaacatttaaaaacacctTTTTGGACATTTCAAGTGAACAGACATCATTGTTGATATTaacttcatttgtttgttttggtcatTTTTCATCCTCCAGCAGATTTTGACCTCCACATTTTTTACTAACTAAACAATGACCATGTCTTGAAGCTTTCTGTTTTTAGCCACTATTATTTAATAATCCTGTCATATATATTGAAATCTTGCCCCCAGTTTTCACCTGATGGACTTACCTTTTGTTTCCTAGAGCAAGATCCTTCAGTCTGGTCCGTGGTACTGGTAAAGTTTGGCTGGAGTTCAAATCTGGACTGTTCAACAGAACCTCCCCTGTGGTTTCACGCTTCTTTGCTGGGATGGCACCATGCCAATTTCAAAAAGAGGCTATTAGACTTAGACTGTTGTTTCTTATTTAATATATTGTGTCTGCTTTTCCACTAACCACTAAACAGGCTTTCTGTCAAGATTATATATTACaattaatgttaaatgttacaGTTCATAACttgttatttctctttttcatgCTGTCTCTAGAATAGTGAAAGCACACACTGTTGTCTGATATCTGTTTCCTGCACTTACTTGGAGGTCGCTTCCTGATTGAGGCTCGTACTATATCATGTCCAGGAGCTGTGGAAAAACGGTTAACCCTCTGATCATAGAACCAGTCGCCTGTAGACTTCTTTATGTCCCTGGAAGGAACACCAAAAAAGTACTTCTATTAACCATTAacatgtttcattaaaacaaaggGCATAATTTTCCAGTGCACAATGGCTCTGAGATCATGTGTGTTTATACTCACGCCTCTTtggcacacacactgcacagccAGAACCCATTGGCTCGGACAGTACGACAGTTTCGGCACACTTTGTGTTTGCACACTGGGCACTGGTTAGTGTTGGCAGCTAGACGGCCCAGGGGCTCCTGACAGCGTCCACAGCTGCGCTCACTGTAATTGCCATTGCTGCGCTTTGCTCCCTTTCTCCTGACATCCAACAACTCTGCTTTCAGTCTCCTATAGTTCAAaagtagtatttaaaaaaatatacatatattttagaGTTATGTCTACCACTCTACAGTCAGTACCCTTtctaaaaaatttatttatctgCTCAGGACTGGAATGGTTTGAGTTTTGCCTAACCTaaccaaaatgtaactttattacAATATACACAGTGGAAAGAATCAATGAgaaatagagctgcaacaactaatcgataaaatcgataataatcgattatgaaaatcgttgtcaacgaatctcattatcgattaacTGGCACAGGGTACACAGGGTACTCACTACCTTACTTCTGTTCTGCAAACATggttcggagagtaaatactaaagttgtgtcccaaatgacgtactatacacttacactacgtactgtgtactctactgtctagtgcagtgtttccgcggacccctagtggtcagtggtgtaattgcagggggtcggtaggaaagtttttaaaataatttttttttgttaaaagtatcaaaatatattcaaaggagatgttttaaaatgaatcaatttggttattcgcgtgcattcacaaatatcacgttagctgagctgatgatcgttcattgatggatttattttaaattttcatttacaaatgaaatgataatttgcataaacctatgagtggtagacaagttcaagtgtcacactgatggataaaataaacaaaagataattcaga is drawn from Ictalurus furcatus strain D&B chromosome 8, Billie_1.0, whole genome shotgun sequence and contains these coding sequences:
- the sytl4 gene encoding synaptotagmin-like protein 4 isoform X3; this translates as MVQAMETINMSFLTDSERELILGVLNRDEELRRLEEQRVKRLKAELLDVRRKGAKRSNGNYSERSCGRCQEPLGRLAANTNQCPVCKHKVCRNCRTVRANGFWLCSVCAKEADIKKSTGDWFYDQRVNRFSTAPGHDIVRASIRKRPPTKKRETTGEVLLNSPDLNSSQTLPVPRTRLKDLALGNKSPSSKHLQQSNTDLAENASLCSSRADSDSLSSTPSTQRNEGVNRLSGTDSTVLSVSSPVKTHSPSGSSASTETSSLVHQINTCPESLNDDDGLFKKSVRRVHKISDFKPVSVVDVRYDTTENTAASMGDRSKSVPGLNIDEEEEEEDIDNLGTLGSMMSVYSEAGDYDIVDVSGDIVFSLHYDERMQSLSVLVKECRGLAYVAKKKCNPYVKSYLLPDKSRQSKKKTAIKRNTINPSYNERLKYSISRSQLMSRTLQLSVWHHDRFGRNAFLGEVEIPMDCHDIDSGQEECVTLRGKVGNSLTLSAFSQYKGELVISLKYVTETKAAGEKPRGKKAKVEDGGELHVLIKEAKNLCAMKAGGTSDSFVKGYLLPSTGKSSKKKTQVVKKTVNPHYDHTFIYKDVCLEYLKGMCLELTVWDREAMSSNDFLGGVRLSSGAVRLKEGKQEWVADSTGEEVSLWQKMMQFPDSWAEGSLPLRSSMGKRE
- the sytl4 gene encoding synaptotagmin-like protein 4 isoform X2, with product MVQAMETINMSFLTDSERELILGVLNRDEELRRLEEQRVKRLKAELLDVRRKGAKRSNGNYSERSCGRCQEPLGRLAANTNQCPVCKHKVCRNCRTVRANGFWLCSVCAKEADIKKSTGDWFYDQRVNRFSTAPGHDIVRASIRKRPPTKKRETTGEVLLNSPDLNSSQTLPVPRTRLKDLALGNKSPSSKHLQQSNTDLAENASLCSSRADSDSLSSTPSTQRNEGVNRLSGTDSTVLSVSSPVKTHSPSGSSASTETSSLVHQINTCPESLNDDDGLFKKSVRRVHKISDFKPVSVVDVRYDTTENTAASMGDRSKSVPGLNIDEEEEEEDIDNLVSIHRRTGTLGSMMSVYSEAGDYDIVDVSGDIVFSLHYDERMQSLSVLVKECRGLAYVAKKKCNPYVKSYLLPDKSRQSKKKTAIKRNTINPSYNERLKYSISRSQLMSRTLQLSVWHHDRFGRNAFLGEVEIPMDCHDIDSGQEECVTLRGKVGNSLTLSAFSQYKGELVISLKYVTETKAAGEKPRGKKAKVEDGGELHVLIKEAKNLCAMKAGGTSDSFVKGYLLPSTGKSSKKKTQVVKKTVNPHYDHTFIYKDVCLEYLKGMCLELTVWDREAMSSNDFLGGVRLSSGAVRLKEGKQEWVADSTGEEVSLWQKMMQFPDSWAEGSLPLRSSMGKRE
- the sytl4 gene encoding synaptotagmin-like protein 4 isoform X1, whose translation is MVQAMETINMSFLTDSERELILGVLNRDEELRRLEEQRVKRLKAELLDVRRKGAKRSNGNYSERSCGRCQEPLGRLAANTNQCPVCKHKVCRNCRTVRANGFWLCSVCAKEADIKKSTGDWFYDQRVNRFSTAPGHDIVRASIRKRPPTKKRETTGEVLLNSPDLNSSQTLPVPRTRLKDLALGNKSPSSKHLQQSNTDLAENASLCSSRADSDSLSSTPSTQRNEGVNRLSGTDSTVLSVSSPVKTHSPSGSSASTETSSLVHQINTCPESLNDDDGLFKKSVRRVHKISDFKPVSVVDVRYDTTENTAASMGDRSKSVPGLNIDEEEEEEDIDNLVSIHRRTVGEGTTNLRGSSGTLGSMMSVYSEAGDYDIVDVSGDIVFSLHYDERMQSLSVLVKECRGLAYVAKKKCNPYVKSYLLPDKSRQSKKKTAIKRNTINPSYNERLKYSISRSQLMSRTLQLSVWHHDRFGRNAFLGEVEIPMDCHDIDSGQEECVTLRGKVGNSLTLSAFSQYKGELVISLKYVTETKAAGEKPRGKKAKVEDGGELHVLIKEAKNLCAMKAGGTSDSFVKGYLLPSTGKSSKKKTQVVKKTVNPHYDHTFIYKDVCLEYLKGMCLELTVWDREAMSSNDFLGGVRLSSGAVRLKEGKQEWVADSTGEEVSLWQKMMQFPDSWAEGSLPLRSSMGKRE